One Pseudomonas rhizophila DNA window includes the following coding sequences:
- a CDS encoding DUF692 domain-containing protein, translating to MSNTASLAFDTRLPPRAGLGLKTEHFREVLQTRPDLGFFEVHAENYMVAGGPFHHFLGRIREQYPLSLHGVGLSIGGEGPLDVAHLQRLATLIERYQPQSFSEHLAWSSHGPVFLNDLLPLAYDETTLRRVCEHVDQVQSSLKCTLLLENPATYLAFEDSTLDEPDFISEVIRRTGCGLLLDVNNVYVSCINHCRDPQAYLDALPLQATGEIHLAGFAEDSDSLGERLLIDDHGAPIDNEVWRLYRTALARTGPVATLIERDNRIPALAVLLAEAGQADQLLNAARVQP from the coding sequence ATGTCGAACACCGCTTCCCTCGCCTTCGATACCCGGCTACCGCCGCGGGCGGGGCTGGGGCTCAAGACTGAGCATTTTCGTGAAGTGCTCCAGACCCGACCGGATCTGGGTTTCTTCGAAGTGCACGCGGAAAACTACATGGTGGCCGGCGGGCCGTTTCATCACTTCCTGGGGCGGATACGCGAACAGTATCCGCTGTCACTGCACGGCGTCGGCCTGTCGATCGGTGGAGAGGGGCCGCTGGATGTTGCGCATTTGCAGCGCCTGGCCACACTGATCGAACGCTATCAGCCCCAGTCTTTTTCCGAACACCTGGCCTGGTCCAGCCATGGCCCGGTGTTTCTCAACGATCTGCTGCCCCTGGCCTACGATGAAACGACGCTCAGGCGCGTCTGCGAACACGTCGATCAGGTCCAGTCCAGCCTCAAATGCACGCTGCTGCTGGAAAACCCGGCCACTTATCTGGCGTTCGAGGACTCGACCCTCGACGAGCCTGACTTCATCAGTGAAGTCATCCGTCGCACCGGCTGCGGACTGCTGCTGGATGTGAACAACGTCTACGTTTCATGCATCAACCATTGCCGTGATCCCCAGGCTTACCTCGACGCCCTGCCCCTGCAGGCCACCGGCGAAATTCATCTGGCCGGGTTTGCCGAAGACTCCGACAGCCTGGGCGAGCGTTTGCTGATCGATGACCACGGTGCGCCAATCGATAACGAGGTCTGGCGCTTGTATCGCACGGCGCTGGCGCGGACCGGGCCAGTCGCCACGCTGATCGAGCGCGACAACCGCATCCCGGCGTTGGCAGTGCTGTTGGCCGAAGCCGGTCAGGCCGATCAACTACTAAACGCCGCCAGGGTCCAGCCATGA
- a CDS encoding DNA-binding domain-containing protein: MSRYSEFAAALLDPRKACPQGLTCATGADPESRFAVYRNNVLSSLINALADNYPVVAQLVGEEFFGAMAGMYVQCAAPRSPVMSDYGADFAGFIEHFEPAASVPYLADVARLERLQVQAWHAANARPMDAQQVMQVLSSPASHDHLRVGLHPSLHLLQSPFAVVAIWAAHQQEPVMPVDPFTPQCALVLRNNLDVEVFAISPGAHDFLKDLLQGCFLGAAIDAATRRDSDLELEHTLAQLISHQAVTHLLAEQVLP, translated from the coding sequence ATGAGCCGCTACAGCGAATTCGCCGCCGCCCTGCTCGACCCGCGCAAAGCTTGTCCGCAGGGTTTGACCTGCGCCACGGGCGCCGATCCAGAGAGCCGGTTCGCGGTGTATCGCAACAACGTGCTCAGCTCATTGATCAATGCCCTGGCCGACAACTATCCGGTGGTGGCGCAACTGGTGGGCGAGGAGTTCTTCGGCGCGATGGCCGGAATGTACGTCCAGTGCGCCGCACCGCGAAGCCCAGTCATGAGTGACTACGGTGCCGACTTTGCCGGGTTCATCGAACATTTCGAACCCGCCGCCAGCGTGCCGTATCTGGCGGATGTCGCCCGACTGGAGCGCCTGCAGGTGCAAGCCTGGCACGCCGCCAACGCCCGGCCCATGGATGCACAACAGGTCATGCAAGTGCTGTCATCGCCGGCATCCCATGATCATCTGAGGGTCGGTCTTCACCCGTCACTGCACCTGTTGCAATCGCCCTTCGCCGTGGTGGCGATCTGGGCCGCCCATCAGCAAGAGCCCGTCATGCCGGTCGACCCCTTCACGCCGCAATGCGCCCTGGTGCTGCGCAACAACCTGGACGTGGAGGTGTTTGCGATCAGTCCCGGCGCCCATGATTTCCTCAAGGACCTGCTGCAAGGTTGTTTCCTGGGCGCGGCCATTGATGCTGCAACCAGGCGCGACAGCGATCTGGAACTGGAGCACACCCTGGCGCAGCTCATCAGCCATCAAGCCGTCACCCATCTGTTAGCCGAGCAGGTATTGCCATGA